One window of the Niallia circulans genome contains the following:
- a CDS encoding mannitol dehydrogenase family protein, whose amino-acid sequence MLLLLDKEAIQSKKDSFSRIGIKTPNYDYRGIWEETKKEPIWLHIGGGNLFRAFHSVLQQHLIEKQKTKKGIIVVSTMDDGLIEKIYHPYDNLSLNVVMKSNGTLDMEVIASVAESIAAYSNNYSWQRLIEIFTTSSLQFITLSITEKGYELRDIKGNLQPTIIKELEQGLYQPKHTMVMLTSLLNERYKAGKIPLALVSTDNFSHNGDKLKDAILTVAAYWQKRGVVDKGFIEYLTDQTKIAFPWTMIDKITPLPSVAVKEKLSDLGYGSTELIKIRENAPTIAPFVNTEESEYLVMEDCFPNGRPSLEEVGVFFTNRDTVDQIERMKVCTCLNPLHTALAIFGCLLGYTSIADEMKDNDLKSLVEKIGYEEGMKVVTDPGIIHPMQFIKEVIEVRFPNPNNPDTPQRIAADTSQKLAIRFGETIKLYVKRDDLDVEDLHFIPLTIAAWCRYLMGINDGGKEMSLSPDPLLEELQKQIKKIKFGSPGSVGNYLQPILSNERIFGSNLYAIGLGDKVELFFKQFIQGLGAVRKTLHNQISLKA is encoded by the coding sequence ATGTTGTTATTACTAGATAAAGAGGCTATTCAATCCAAGAAAGATAGTTTTTCAAGAATAGGAATAAAAACACCTAATTATGATTATAGAGGAATATGGGAAGAGACAAAGAAAGAGCCTATTTGGTTACATATAGGGGGTGGGAATTTATTTAGAGCTTTTCATTCGGTATTACAGCAGCATTTAATTGAAAAACAAAAAACGAAAAAAGGAATAATCGTTGTATCTACCATGGATGATGGATTAATCGAAAAAATTTACCATCCATATGATAACTTAAGTCTAAATGTAGTAATGAAAAGTAACGGTACGCTAGATATGGAAGTCATTGCAAGTGTGGCGGAAAGTATAGCTGCCTATAGTAATAATTATTCGTGGCAGCGTCTGATAGAGATATTTACAACTTCATCCTTACAATTCATTACTTTATCGATTACAGAAAAAGGGTATGAATTAAGAGATATAAAAGGAAATCTTCAACCAACTATAATAAAAGAATTAGAACAAGGACTTTATCAACCAAAACATACGATGGTTATGTTAACTTCGCTGTTGAATGAGCGATATAAGGCTGGAAAGATACCTTTAGCATTAGTTAGCACAGATAATTTCTCCCATAATGGAGATAAGCTGAAAGATGCTATTCTCACGGTTGCTGCTTATTGGCAAAAAAGAGGGGTTGTGGACAAAGGATTTATTGAATATCTAACAGATCAAACAAAAATTGCTTTCCCATGGACCATGATAGATAAGATTACGCCACTTCCTTCTGTTGCAGTAAAAGAAAAGTTATCTGACCTTGGTTATGGAAGTACAGAATTGATTAAGATAAGAGAAAATGCTCCCACTATTGCTCCATTTGTGAATACCGAAGAAAGTGAATATTTGGTTATGGAGGATTGTTTTCCAAATGGAAGACCATCATTAGAAGAAGTAGGTGTATTCTTTACAAATAGAGATACAGTGGATCAAATTGAAAGAATGAAGGTATGTACGTGTTTGAATCCTCTTCATACAGCATTGGCTATATTTGGCTGTTTACTAGGATATACTTCCATTGCGGATGAAATGAAAGACAACGATCTTAAAAGTTTAGTAGAGAAAATAGGCTATGAAGAGGGGATGAAAGTCGTAACTGATCCCGGAATTATTCATCCAATGCAGTTTATAAAGGAAGTAATAGAAGTACGTTTCCCCAACCCAAACAATCCAGATACACCGCAGAGAATAGCAGCTGACACCTCTCAAAAACTAGCTATTCGTTTTGGAGAAACAATTAAATTATATGTAAAAAGAGATGATTTGGATGTTGAGGATTTACACTTTATCCCACTAACGATTGCTGCCTGGTGTCGATATTTGATGGGGATTAATGATGGTGGTAAGGAAATGTCGTTAAGTCCTGACCCTTTGTTAGAGGAATTACAAAAGCAAATAAAAAAAATAAAGTTTGGCAGCCCTGGCTCAGTAGGAAATTACTTACAGCCAATTCTATCAAATGAGCGAATATTTGGTAGCAATTTATATGCAATAGGGTTAGGAGACAAAGTAGAGCTGTTTTTTAAACAATTCATACAGGGATTAGGAGCTGTTAGAAAAACACTTCATAATCAAATAAGTTTAAAAGCTTGA